The Bacteroidota bacterium sequence ATTTTATAAAATAAGGTAGATGGAAGGTTAGAATCAAGAGCTGTGAAAGTTTTTCCATAATCGTGTGACACATAAACCCCAGGATTAGAATAACCGCTTCCAGCAATATAAACAGTTGCAGTATCTTTAGTTGAAGCCAAGATATCTGCTCCATAAAAATAATGTGCACCAAAATCAGGTGTAAATGATTGAAGTGTCCAGTTTATGCCAGCATCAGTCGACAGGTAAAAATCACCCTTACTGCTTACAACATAACGAATATCTGTATTCAAGGGCGAATATTCCATTGCTGAAATTTTCGAATTGTTACGGCTAAAATTAAAGCTTCCTTCTATAGCACTAACAGAAACACCATTGTAACTCAAATGAAATATGTGAGATCCTGAACCTGAGCTACCACCTGCTAAATATACTTTTGTAGGATCATTGGTATCTTCTAAAAGTGGAGGAATCCAGAAATTGCCTGACATGGCAAAATCCCAACGTTTACTACTGGTGCTCAAATTAATATTGGGATAATAAATGGCAAATCCCGGGTAGACCATCCATATGCTGGATCCTAAATCTCCTGATACAATATGTCCATAATCGCCACTGATGATTTGTTTGAATGAAAGTATATTACCTGGATCCAGACTTCGCTGATAACCCTGATCCTGACTTCCAGCATGTACTACATTGGGATCAAAGCGGCATGTATAGGTAGAGTAATATTGACTGACATTATGATTTAGCAAAGAAAGGTTCTTAACGCTTTTCAGCGAATCATTTGAAACATATAAACCGCCATCGGTGCTTATAAACACTTTTTCTTTATCGAGTATAACGAAAGAGTTAATGCCGGGAATGTCGGCATGCAAAAGATTTTCAGGATCTCCATAATATTGAGACCACAGATTAACTTGTGTCCAGCCAGCACCTCCATTGTAACTGCGGTAACAATTTACACCTCCGAAATATAAATTATTCGGGTTGGTGCTTGAACAACAAAAACTACTTCTTCTAAATGGACTTTCAGATACATCTGATTGGTAGGTCCATACAGAACCTCCATCAGCGGATTTGTAAATAGCGGTTCCACTTGATTGTTTGACAGCGATATATAATACAGTAGCTGATGCATCTTGATAGCCGCATAAGTAAACATTGCCATTTTCATTATAGCTTGCACTTCCAACAGTTGATAACTGATTATCTGCTTGAATTATATTGATTTCATTATTAATGAGCAAGTATGGATTGGAGGAATTATAGTAGTTGCACCACAAATCAAATTTGGAAACACTTCCATAAGTTGCAGATGAAAAACTTAATATTTGGGTGAAACTATCACCACTGCTTGTTGATTTGTAAATGGATGTGATTGCTTCCCAGTTTGTTGCATCCCACTCCTGAGCAAGTAAATAAATGTGGTTCGGTTTTTCTGAAGGAATGACCATGCGGTGGATATTTCCCCAATTTGCAATGTTTGCCAGACCATTTGCCATTTGCCAGTTTTTCCCATCATTATCGGTATAATAAACTCCTTCGATACCAAATTTACCGGAAGAAACCAATATTCTACGGTTATTATTCACATACAAAACCCTGACAGAAATAATATCTGGAATTTTGAATTGATCATTGATATTTTTCCAATTACTACCATCCAAATTTCCTATCCAAATGTTACCCCCGGATGAAGCTGAAATAATTTCATTTGTGAAAGTGTCGTATTCAGCTAAATGAATTCGTCCTGATTGATTTTTACTGCCTTTCTCAAACCACGATCCTTTTACCAAACCATCAGCCAGACTAATCGAATTTGATGATCTTCTAAAGGAGGATGCATAATGTCTACTTCGATTTAATCTATAATTAATATCTTGCATTTGCCAGTTCAAACCTGCTTCTGCCCGATGCATTTCATCAAACCAGCTTAAGCGATCTTTGTAATTTCCTTCTTTTTCCTCGACAATTTCAGTGGGAGTGGGTACTTCTTGTTTATCTGTGTAGATGTAAATACACAAATAGCCGACTAGAAAGAGTGTGAAAATACCGCTGAAAATCCAATTTCTCATGTTAAACTGTTTTATAATTGAATACAATATACGGGCGAAATCATAAACCATATGGCGTCTATTTGAATTTATTATGACTATTTCATTTATATAATTGACACTGCAATTCTCATGGATGGATTTTTAATAATGAATTAATTTGTAAGGTTATAAATCCTCCATCGTCTAAGAGGGAAAATAGGATATGAAACGAACATGAGTGAAATATTCCTCACATAAAGGGATGATTATCATGTGAGTTCCATCTGACCTTAAAAAAACAATTATAAACAGATGAAAAAGACAGTATATCTAATTTTGCTTGCACTCATGAGTATGCGTTTGCATGCTCAAACAAATCAAAGATCAATTGTAGAGCATTTTACCAATAGCTGGTGTAGTGTATGTGCCAGTAAAAACCCAGCCTTATATTCACTTCTTGATCAACATCAGGATGTGATACACATTGCTTATCATCCGA is a genomic window containing:
- a CDS encoding T9SS type A sorting domain-containing protein, with translation MRNWIFSGIFTLFLVGYLCIYIYTDKQEVPTPTEIVEEKEGNYKDRLSWFDEMHRAEAGLNWQMQDINYRLNRSRHYASSFRRSSNSISLADGLVKGSWFEKGSKNQSGRIHLAEYDTFTNEIISASSGGNIWIGNLDGSNWKNINDQFKIPDIISVRVLYVNNNRRILVSSGKFGIEGVYYTDNDGKNWQMANGLANIANWGNIHRMVIPSEKPNHIYLLAQEWDATNWEAITSIYKSTSSGDSFTQILSFSSATYGSVSKFDLWCNYYNSSNPYLLINNEINIIQADNQLSTVGSASYNENGNVYLCGYQDASATVLYIAVKQSSGTAIYKSADGGSVWTYQSDVSESPFRRSSFCCSSTNPNNLYFGGVNCYRSYNGGAGWTQVNLWSQYYGDPENLLHADIPGINSFVILDKEKVFISTDGGLYVSNDSLKSVKNLSLLNHNVSQYYSTYTCRFDPNVVHAGSQDQGYQRSLDPGNILSFKQIISGDYGHIVSGDLGSSIWMVYPGFAIYYPNINLSTSSKRWDFAMSGNFWIPPLLEDTNDPTKVYLAGGSSGSGSHIFHLSYNGVSVSAIEGSFNFSRNNSKISAMEYSPLNTDIRYVVSSKGDFYLSTDAGINWTLQSFTPDFGAHYFYGADILASTKDTATVYIAGSGYSNPGVYVSHDYGKTFTALDSNLPSTLFYKIVTDKEEKYLFAATEVGPFVFALETNTWYDLAEGIAPDQNYWSVDYIPAINTVRFGTYGRGIWDFVLCDSSEAWVTASFSKHINFLDVQFQNTSINADSFYWDFGDGNFSNSENPSHSFPTGGNYEVKLFAINSCFTDSIVIDLSVYSIGIKEQKTNAAIQVYPNPSNGKFSLSYHTKSAEIRDISIQIVDLKGQQIYTENCEVNNSNFFKEFNFAKLSSGIYLIRIEDAGVLSYQTVLIQ